From the genome of Papaver somniferum cultivar HN1 chromosome 2, ASM357369v1, whole genome shotgun sequence, one region includes:
- the LOC113351118 gene encoding potassium transporter 5-like: MQNRDTAYVRVEEVNSELKIGDLDQKSDEINNGDIEAPTTEKIEKGLKERKVSWGKLGRVDSLNLEAGKVSNDPGHKYKLDRKTTLSLAFQTVGVIYGDIGTSPLYVYSSTFTNGIKNKDDLLGVLSLIIYTLAISPMIKYVCIVLWANDHGNGGTFALYSLICRYAKVGLMPNQQPEDRELSHYKLGKPSNQLRRAQKIKHTLENSKVIQIILFCLTILGVSMVIGDGILTPSISVLSAVGGIKQRDNLNQDAVVWISVVILILLFSAQQFGTDKVGSTFAPIILVWFTFISGIALYNLIKHDVTVLRSFNPMYIIQYFQRNGKTAWLSLGGVVLCVTGTEAMFADLGHFSVRAIQVSFSGVVFPALLACYIGKAAYLSKFPNDVHDTFYKSIPSKTNIYIYWPTFVIAVAAAIIASQAMISAAFSIITQALSLGAFPRVKVVHTSAKFEGQVYIPELNYFIMIATVLITLVFRTTEQIGNAYGIAVVSVMVITTNLVTLIMLFIWKTSIWLVALFYIVLVSIEATYLSAVLYKFTKGGYLPVALALVLMAMMGTWHYVHKKRYMFELKNKVSGEFVRDLVKHRDVNRIPGISLLYSELVQGIPPIFRHFVENIPSIHLVLVFVSIKRIPVSKVAAEERFIFRQVEQKEYRMFRCLAHYGYDDIVGNSDDFEQDLVKNLKEFILYESYVLEYGSTEDTTNTNQLAEELASAPHSCQIAPSGTRSSNSSSGIQTLPLQAAAKEIEFIKKAMDKGVVYLLGETEVNYFYHFLRNNLMESDKLLSIPHHKLLRVGMTYEI; encoded by the exons ATGCAGAACAGAGACACAGCTTATG TGAGAGTGGAGGAAGTAAACTCTGAACTGAAAATAGGAGACTTAGATCAGAAGAGTGATGAGATCAACAACGGAGATATTGAAGCGCCAACGACAGAAAAAATCGAGAAAGGATTGAAAGAACGAAAGGTCTCATGGGGAAAGCTTGGCCGTGTAGACTCATTGAACTTGGAAGCTGGAAAAGTTTCTAATGATCCAGGCCATAAATACAAG TTGGACCGGAAAACAACACTGAGTTTAGCGTTCCAGACTGTTGGAGTCATTTACGGAGACATTGGAACATCTCCACTTTACGTCTACTCGAGTACCTTTACGAATGGGATCAAGAACAAGGATGACTTGCTTGGTGTTTTGTCTCTCATCATTTATACATTAGCAATTTCACCGATGATTAAATATGTCTGTATCGTTTTATGGGCCAACGATCACGGCAATG GAGGAACTTTTGCACTCTATTCCTTGATATGCCGCTATGCAAAGGTAGGCTTAATGCCTAATCAGCAGCCAGAGGACAGGGAGCTATCTCACTATAAACTGGGCAAACCATCAAACCAGCTGAGGAGAGCTCAAAAGATAAAACACACACTAGAGAACAGTAAAGTCATTCAAATTATTCTCTTTTGTCTCACAATCTTGGGGGTTTCCATGGTTATTGGAGATGGAATTCTGACTCCAAGCATCTCAG TGTTGTCGGCAGTTGGTGGCATCAAGCAGAGGGATAATCTTAATCAAG ATGCCGTCGTCTGGATTTCCGTTGTAATCTTGATCCTTCTCTTCTCCGCTCAACAGTTTGGCACAGACAAAGTTGGCAGCACATTTGCTCCAATCATACTTGTATGGTTTACTTTCATTAGTGGCATTGCTCTCTACAATTTAATCAAGCATGATGTGACTGTTTTACGTTCTTTTAATCCAATGTACATAATACAATACTTCCAACGAAATGGTAAGACAGCTTGGCTATCTCTTGGCGGGGTTGTGCTGTGTGTGACAG GGACTGAAGCTATGTTTGCTGATCTCGGTCATTTCTCCGTCCGAGCAATTCAA GTTAGTTTCTCCGGGGTTGTTTTTCCTGCACTACTTGCATGTTACATTGGGAAAGCTGCATATCTCTCCAAATTCCCGAATGATGTTCACGATACTTTTTACAAATCAATTCCAAGTAA aaccaatatatatatatattggccAACCTTTGttattgctgttgctgctgcaattATTGCCAGCCAAGCTATGATATCGGCAGCATTTTCAATCATAACACAAGCTCTAAGTCTAGGGGCCTTTCCGAGGGTTAAAGTGGTTCACACTTCTGCCAAGTTTGAAGGACAGGTTTACATTCCTGAGCTCAACTACTTTATTATGATTGCCACTGTCCTCATCACACTTGTATTCCGGACTACCGAACAGATTGGTAATGCATATG GAATTGCGGTGGTTTCTGTGATGGTAATCACAACTAATTTGGTTACTCTTATAATGTTATTCATTTGGAAAACAAGCATATGGCTGGTAGCACTATTCTACATAGTGTTGGTTTCAATTGAAGCGACATATTTATCAGCAGTCCTATATAAGTTCACAAAAGGAGGTTACCTTCCAGTGGCATTAGCACTAGTCCTCATGGCAATGATGGGTACATGGCACTATGTTCACAAGAAAAGATACATGTTTGAGCTTAAAAACAAAGTTTCTGGCGAGTTTGTCAGAGATCTTGTCAAGCACCGAGATGTAAACAGAATTCCTGGTATAAGTTTACTATATTCCGAGCTCGTACAAGGCATCCCACCGATATTCCGACACTTCGTTGAAAATATACCATCTATACATTTAGTGTTGGTGTTTGTTTCAATAAAACGGATCCCAGTCAGTAAAGTGGCAGCCGAGGAACGTTTTATTTTCAGACAGGTTGAACAAAAAGAGTACCGAATGTTCCGTTGTCTGGCGCATTATGGATATGACGACATTGTTGGCAATTCAGATGATTTTGAGCAAGATTTGGTCAAAAATTTGAAAGAGTTCATTCTCTACGAGTCTTACGTTCTAGAATACGGATCTACTGAAGACACGACAAATACAAACCAGTTAGCTGAAGAACTGGCTAGCGCTCCCCATTCTTGTCAGATTGCACCTTCTGGAACTCGGTCATCAAATTCATCTAGTGGAATCCAAACCCTGCCGCTCCAAGCAGCAGCCAAAGAGATAGAGTTTATAAAGAAAGCAATGGATAAGGGTGTGGTGTACTTGCTCGGAGAAACAGAAGTTAATTATTTTTACCATTTTCTTAGAAATAATCTAATGGAAAGCGACAAGTTATTGTCCATTCCACATCACAAGCTTCTCCGGGTTGGTATGACATATGAGATATAA